The Chitinophaga niabensis genome segment TGCCTTTTACGGGGCAGCCAAAATTGATGTCCAGCAGTTCGGGGTTGGTTACATCCACGATCTTCGCTGCCATGGCCAGCCTTTCTTCATCTCCGCCAAACAGCTGTATACCTACCGGCCTTTCTTCGTCAAAGATCTCCAGTTTGCGGCGGCATTTGATGGCATCGCGTATCAGCCCCTCGCTGGAAATGAACTCGGTGAACATGAGGTCTGCCCCGTTGTGCTTGCAGACCACACGGAAAGGAGGATCGCTGACATCCTCCATAGGCGCCAGCAATAACGGAAAATCCGGAAGGGTGATATGATCGATCTTTACCATTTGCGGGCACAAAAGTACGAAAAAAAACAGGGCCGTATGCTTTTGCTACGGCCCTGTTTTTATTAGTAGGTGATATCAGGAAAGCTTTATTTGCCCCAGATGGCGCTGAAGCGCCCATTATCATCGTAGTTCTGTACTTTGATCAGGCGCAGGCCTTCTGAGCTGGCCTGGTTGAACTTAGTCTGGTAAGAAGCGGAGGTCATACCATAGTATGCGGCGTAATTGTTCTTTTTAGGACGCCATACACCACCCACAGTATTGCCATTTACATTGATGCTTTTCAGTTCCCAGTTTTTGTACAGTTCATCGAACTTTTTGTCGAAGTCTGTGCCGGACATGCCATAATAGAGGTAGAAGCCGTTGTCGTTTGGCTTGTTCACAAAAACAGCCGCATGATAACGTTTACCACCTACGGTATAATCCACATGTTCCTGTACATGCCATTTCTTGGTTTCTACATAGTTCTTCCAGGTAGCTCCGAACAATGCATCATCCTGGTTATGTACAGATGCGGCAGACTGGCCGGCGGGTTTCTTTTCCCAGATGGCAGAGAAACGGGGATTGCCGCTGCCGTCTTTGGTAACAGAGATCTGGCGGGGTCGGTAACCTTGTGCGTCGTAAGTGTTAAAGTAAGTTTGGTAGGTAGTGCCGGTCATATAGAAACGTGCATACCATGATCCGGGAATACCCCATTGGAAAGAACCTGCAGCATACAGGGTGCTGCCGCTCTTATCCACACTCACGGTTTGAAGTGCCATGCCCATGCCGGTATAATAGCCCCAGTATTTATTCACGAGGTCCAGCGGAACATTGTGGAAGCTGGGATAGAAGGGTGCAAATAAACGTGCATAAGGGGTAGTGGCATCCAGGTCATAACAATCCACGCCTCCGTGGTTGTAAGAACCATAAGGGTCTACCAGTACCCATTCTCCGCTGTGCCCTGCGCGGGTATCCAACACACGTACTTCAAAATGCAGGTGTACGTTGTAGGAGCGGGTGTTAGCATCTTTAAGTGTGCCATCATCTTTCAGGATCACGCCAATACCTCCGGAGCCGGTGTTTCCTGCATAAGCGAGGAATTGTCCCGCGCTTACATTATCACCTTCTTTTACCGCGATCTTTTGGGTATTGGTACCCCAGCACAAATTGCTGTTGGTACCATTGGTGGCAAATGTTTTGTATTTGCCGGAAGTACCTTTGGCTTTGGCCCTGTCGTTATCATGGCCATTGCGCAAATGAAGATGTGTGCTGCGGTATTTATAACCGTCTGGTGCGGTATGTTCAATGGTAATATAGTTACCACCACCGTTAGACCATTTTACATCAATCACTTTTCCCGGTGCAATGGCGTATACGCCAAAGGTGGGATCTTCATTTTCCGCTACAGATGTTTTGCCATAATCAATGGCACGATGGGCATCTTTCTTGCCATCGCCATCGTTGTCCCAGCTGTAGTAAAAGCCCTGCCAGAGGCCGGTAGTGCTGTTCTTGAAAGGCAGGTACAGTGGCATGTGCGCTTTCACGGAACTGTAAACAGGTTCCAGCGCAGCTTCTACTACCGGTTGTGCACAAACACCCGCACGTTCCATTTTAGCAATGCCCGGTGCATCTGCTTCAATAAAGATCAGTTGTGTGATGGGCTTGATACTACGTGTAGCCGTGAACGATTTAAGCGGGCCTACTTTCATCCGGGCTGGATTTTCATCTCCATCCGGACCTTCGGGAGGAGCTACTGCAGGCCTTTTCACTTTCTGGTAAAGAATTTCGGAAGCATTTTCTTCTTCCTGGGGAATCTGCTGTGCATCAGCATGTAAACAAACAAGAAGGGTCGCCATGGCGAGGAATACGCATTTCATAATCAGTAATTTGGTGTTAACATTAAAATCGGTTGGCAAGCTACCCAGAATAGGAGCGGGGAAAAAACGGGACTTCGTATATGGTATGATTTAACCGATAGCTGGTTGATTTGATCGGTTAACGGGTTAGTTGTTATAACACTTAAGGATTCCTGCCTTTCTCGCCGGGATAGAGTTGTTGCGGTGGATCACTCTGGATCACTTTTTTTGAATCGATGTCCAGCGCAGATAACTTTCCGTAAAAAGCAGCACCTGTATCTACGTTCCAAAGGTTCGCTGCTTTCATGGGGGTGAATTTATTATAGTTAATAGTAGGCGTGTGGCCGATGTAGATCTCATGGAACAACTGTAGCCGGCGGGGATAGAGCAATGAGTTCTTTGACAAACGTTTGTTCATACTGCGGGCTGTTTCCCATAAAGTTCTGTCCCAGAGGAAACTGGTCTCATAACGTTCATGCTCCGGCCCGTGCATGGAAGCAAAACCTGCATGAATGAACAAACGGTTCTTATCATCAATATAAAAAGGCCGCAACCGATTGTAGAACCTGATATGTGCGCTTTTCTCTGCGGTGCTGATCCCTTCATAGCTTGCCACGGTAGACCTTCCGCCGTGAAATAACCACACCGGGTCTGCCGGGTTGCCCATTAACCAGGATTCACACCATTCATCGTGATTGCCTTTCATAAAGATGCAGTTGTACTGTGCATCCAGTTCCATGAGCCGGGAGATCACCTGGGCGGATTGAGACCAGCCATCTACGTAATCTCCGAGAAAGATCAATTTGTCTTCTGCCTTTGGTTTGATCTTTTGTATAAGCTGGTCCAGCGCTTTTAACGCGCCATGAATATCACCGATCACAAACGTTCTTGCCATAAATACATTTACCGGAATGGTGTTAGCAGGGAATAGATAATGGTATCCATAAACCTGCCTTCATAAAACAGGTTCTCTTTAAAATAAGCGTCTTTTGTAAAATTATTCTTTTCCAGCAGTCTGGCGGAAGCAATATTGGCCGGATCTATCAATGCAGCAACGGAGTGTAGCTTCAGGACACGGAAGCCATAATCCAGTACGGCAGCCAAAGCCTCTGCCATAATACCTTTTCCATGCCAGTTATGGTGCAGCAGGTAACCTACTTCACAACGGAGGTTTTCCGCTTCAACATTAAAAAGCCCTATCATCCCTATCAGTTTGTCTTCTTCCTTAACGGTAATGGCCCAGTTAATGGCTTCGTTCCGCTGGATGAGTTCCAGGTTGCTTTGTATTAATGTTTTGGCATCTTCCCTGTTCTTTTGCAAGGGGCGTGGGATGTATTGCATCAGTTCCCTGTTGGAGCGGAGGTAAAACACCTCATCTGCATCGCTTTCCCTTAGCTTCCGGAGCACAAGGCGTTCTGTGGTGAGAACGGGGTAAGGATCAAAGTTTAGCGTTAACATTTATTGAAAATAAGGGAAACCGGGCTAAAAACAAACAGGAGGGGGCAAACATTGCCGGCAGGGTAAAAAAAGGCTGTGAACAATAGTGTTCACAGCCCTGAATAATCTATGGTATCAGCGTGGTAGTACCTGCATTTGTTACAACGCCGGAAGTTACATTCACGTTAATTGTTGAATCCCTGAAAGCAGGCGCCTGTGCATCAAACACTACTTTCCAGCTGCCAGCGTTGAGGCCGCCGAAGAAATAATAACCTGTGAGCACATCAGGAAGCGCCAGTAAAGTATCAGTGTTCTGAATTGCCCATACCTGTGCCAATGCTTCTTTGGGCAGCACAAAACCTTTCAGGCTGCCACCTGTTGCTTCAGCATAAGTGCGGATCACCGGCTTGAGGATGTATTGCCCGCTGTTACCTGCAGTTACTACAGAACGGTTGGCATCAAAGTCGATGTACAAACGGTAAAGGATACCTGCTGTGAGGTCTGCCTTTAGTTTTAGCTTTAACCCGGACTGCTGGGCGGAAGGCGTTTTCAGCTCATGTTCCACCCCTGCTATCACCACTGAATTATTGGGACCAAGTATTAGCCTGATCTGGTTGATGCGGCCTGCAGGTACTTCCATATCTGCCAATACAGTATCTATTCCATTTCTGAAATCCAGCAGATTGTAAATGCCGGGATGTAGCATCGGTAATTCTATCCAGCCTTGTGTTGTGGAAGTATCCCCGGATGTATTGATCATCACTTTCTGAATGTCGATATTCACCGCATCATAAGCTGCAGGAGCGTCTGTAAGCCTTACCTGCAGACGGGCCTTTCCTTCATTGTTTTCAGATGAATCTTTCTGACATGCAATAACACCAGTAATTAGCGACAGTACGATCAGTGCAGCGCTGAGGAATTGTTTTTTCATTCTAACGGTTTTAAAGATATGATTGCCGGTTAGACGAATTGTTTACAGGAAAGTTTAACAGCTCTCTAATGTTTTTTATGACCTTTCCCTTTATTCCCCTTGTGTTTATTAACATTTCCCTTGCCGTTCATCGGATGGCCTTTCACTACATAGTATCTCGAATCGCGGCTATCTCTTATAACGGCCTGTTTGCCATACCATCCCTTGTATTTGCCGTATTTTTCACGATAAACATCCGGTTTTAAATAAGGCCTCGGCTCATTAACAATCACCTTGTATCCGCTGTAAAGATCATAGTGATAAGAAGGTGGCAGGGCACGGGCAAATACCCATTTGTTACCATTTAAATAGATGAACTGGCGGTCCGGAATATAATAGTAGGCATCTACATCCGGTAAATAGTAATATTCAGCATAATCGTATCCCGCAGGGCCCCAGACAGGCTGACTACCAATGTTCACATTTATTTTAACCTGTGCGGATGCCGTATTCGCAAAACCGGCAAGGATAAAACAAATCCCCAAAGCTATCTTTTTCATAAAAAAAAGTTTATGTTCCCTATACTGTATCCAAATAAGGTGCCAACCGGAAAAATTTAGCAAGCCGGCTACGTATAATTAACCCATTAAAGTGTCTTAAAATGGAACTATTTTGTAAATATGATGACAAACAGAAAACCACTACAGGCGTTGCTTGCGTTCAATACCTCCCAAAGCGTTGCTGATGCTCAGCATGACGGAGCAGGATGGTACAAAGAAGCTAAATCCCTTATATTTATCCATTGGGCTAAACAGGCTGCCATGCGGAAAATCTTCTTACTTACTTTACTTTGTTCCGGCCGGTTAATGGCACAGGAAAAACTGCAGGCAGATGTGATCGTGTACGGGGGAACGGCAGCAGCAGTTACAGCCGCGGTACAGGTACAACAGATGGGCAAATCCGTGATCATCGTTTCACCGGATATACACCTCGGCGGATTATCCGCCGGTGGCCTGGGCTTCACTGATACCGGAAATAAATCTGTGATCGGCGGCCTGGCCCGGGAATTCTATCACCGTGTATACATGCACTACCAGCAACCCAATGCATGGGTATGGCAGGCAAAAGAAGCTTACGGCAACAAAGGGCAGGGCACACCTGCCATGGATGGAGCAGAGCGCACCATGTGGATCTTTGAACCGCATGTGGCAGAGCAGATCATGGAGGACTTCATCAAAGAACACCAGGTAAAAGTATACCGGGACCAGTGGCTGGACAGAAGCAAAGGTGTGGTGAAAAAAGCTGGTCGCATTGTTTCTATCACCACGCTGCAAAAGAAAACCTTCTCCGGTAAAATGTTCATAGACGCTACTTACGAAGGTGACCTGATGGCCGCTGCCGGTGTAAAATACCACGTAGGCAGAGAAGCCAACAGTGTATACGGAGAAGAGTGGAATGGCGCACAAACAGGCATCCTGCATCACCGTCACCATTTTTTAACGAACATCAGCCCGTATAAGATAGAAGGAGATAAGAGCAGCGGTTTATTACCCCGGGTGTCCGATAAAGATCCCGGCAAAAGGGGAGAAGGCGATGATAAGATCCAGGCATACTGTTTCCGTATGTGCCTTACCAATCTGCCGGAAAACCGGATCCCCTTTCCTAAACCGGAAGGTTATGATCCCATGCAGTATGAGCTATTGCTGCGGGTGTTCAAATCAGGCTGGCGGGAAACCTTTTCCAAGTACGACCCAATTCCTAACCGTAAAACGGACACCAATAACCACGGCCCTTTCAGCACGGATAACATTGGTATGAATTACGATTACCCGGATGCCACGTACGAGCGCCGGAAGGAGATCATCAAAGAGCATGAGCAATACCAGAAAGGGCTCATGTACTTTATGGCCAACGATCCCCGCGTGCCGGAAGATGTACGCTCAGCCGTCAGCAAATGGGGATTGGCAAAAGACGAATTTAAAGACAATGGCGGCTGGCCGCACCAGCTCTATATCCGTGAAGCCCGCCGTATGATAGGGATGGCGGTAATGACAGAACATGAAACCCTCAGCAAAAAAGATGTGCCTAATTCTGTTGGCATGGGATCCTATACCCTGGATGCGCATAACGCACAACGTTACGTGAAACCGGATGGTTTTGTGCAGAACGAAGGTGATATAGGGGTGGATGCTCCCAAACCTTATCGTATCAGCTATGGCTCCATCGTTCCTAAAAAGAAGGAATGTGAAAACCTGCTGGTTCCTGTTTGTGTGTCCAGCTCACATATTGCCTATGGTTCTATCCGGATGGAACCGGTATTTATGATCCTGGGGCAAAGTGCTGCCACTGCTGCAGTACAGGCTATTAATGGTAAAATAGCGGTGCAGGATGTGAAATATGAAACACTTAAATCGCAATTATTAAAAGATAAACAAAGACTGGAATTACCATGAAATTGATCAGTATCCTTTTAGCTTTTTTCCTGCTTTCATCTGCGCAGGCCAATGAACCATCCGGGTTAACAAACCTGCAATGTGAATACATGAAAGATCCTATTGGTATTGATACAAAACTGCCCCGCTTCAGCTGGGTTATGCTCAATCCCCTAAAAGGTACCATGCAGAAAGCATATGAAGTATTTGTATCCACTACGCGCGATGGAAAAGGGGACATCTGGAAGTCCGGAAAGGTGAACTCCTCTTCCGCGTTTGCTGTATACAAGGGGAAGGATTTACTGCCTTTTACCAGGTATTACTGGAAAGTAGTGACATATGACCAGTCTGATAAAATGCTTTCTGCAGGGGCCACATTTGAAACCGGCATGATGAACATGCAGAACTGGCAGGGCGCCTGGATCAGCGATGGAACAGACGTAAAGGTGAAACCTGCTGCACAGTTCCGCAAAGAATTCGAGGCAAAGAAGAAGATAAGGTCCGCCAGGGCCTATATTGCCGTGGCCGGATTATATGAGTTGTACATCAATGGAGAACAGATCGGCAAACAACGGCTGGACCCCATGTATACGCGCTTCGACCGCAGAACTTTGTATGTTACGCATGATGTAACAGAACAGTTGAAGGCCGGTAAGAATGCGATCGGTGTGATGCTGGGTAATGGATGGTATAACCACCAGTCCACCGCCGTATGGTATTTTGATAAAGCACCCTGGAGAGGAAGACCGGCTTTCTGCATGGACCTCCGCATTACTTATGAAGACGGATCAATAGAAACCGTCAGTTCTAAAAAAGACTGGAAAACCGCATTAGGACCTGTTATTTTCAATAGCATCTATACAGCCGAGCATTATGATGCCAGGCTGGAACAGGATGGCTGGAATAAGGCTGGATTTGATGATAAGAAGTGGAGAGAGGTAACACTCCGTTCCGCACCTTCTAAGAACATTGTGGCACAGGTAATGCGCCCGATTGAACAGGTAGAAGAGATCCCCGCAGCTAAACTGAATAAGATCAATGATACTACTTATGTATTTGACCTGGGCCGGAACATTGCCGGTGTAAGTAAAATAAAAGTAAAGGGAGAAGCCGGTACCGTACTCCGGTTGAAACATACAGAGCTATTGAAACCAGATGGCATGGGCGATATGTCCAATATAGACATGCACTACCGCCCAACGGATGATAAAGATCCTTTTCAAACAGATATTTACATCCTCAGTGGAAAAGGAGAAGAAAGTTTCTCTGCGCGTTTCAACTACAAGGGTTTTCAATACGTGGAAGTGACCAGCAGCAAACCCGTTTCGCTTACAAAGGAAAGCCTGGTTGGTTATTTCATGCACAGCAATGTACCTGTGCTGGGGCATGTATCTTCTTCCAATCCCATGATCAATAAATTGTGGGCAGCTACCAACAACGCATATCTTTCCAACCTCTATGGCTATCCTACAGATTGCCCGCAGCGGGAAAAGAATGGCTGGACGGGTGATGCGCATATTGCCAGCGAAACCGGCCTCTATAATTTTGATGGCATTACCGTATACGAAAAATGGCTGGCTGATCACCGGGATGAACAACAGCCTAATGGTGTACTGCCTTCCATCATTCCTACCGGCGGATGGGGTTATGAATGGGGGAACGGACCGGATTGGACGAGCACTATCGCTATCATTCCCTGGAATATCTATCTCTTCTACGGCGATACTACTTTGCTCGGTGCCTGTTATGATAACATCAAACGTTATGTAGACCGTATCGCTACAGATTACCCATCCGGCCTAACCACCTGGGGGCTGGGAGACTGGGTGCCGGTTAAATCTAAAACACCGGTAGAGCTTACTTCCACGGCGTATTATTTTGCGGATGTAACTATCCTTTACAAAGCGGCAAAACTGCTGAACAAAACTGCGGACCATCAGCAATACAAAGCGCTGGCAGAGAAGATCAAAACTGCTTTTAATGAAAAGTACCTGAATAAGCAAACCGCCATTTATGGAGAAGGTGTGCAAACGGCCATGAGTGTTCCTTTATATTGGGGACTAGTGCCTGAAGAGCTGAAAGCCAAAGTAGCAGCAAACCTTGCCAAAAGGGTGGAAGCAGATAATTTCCACCTGGATGTTGGTTTGCTGGGCACAAAAGCGATCTTAAGTGCCTTAAGTGATAATGGTTATGCAAACGCGGCATACAAAATAGCCAGCCAGGAAACCTTCCCTTCCTGGGGATGGTGGATCGTGAACGGCGCTACCACTTTACCCGAGAACTGGCGCATAGAAAGTAAGAACGATAATTCACGGAACCACATTATGTTCGGAGAGATCGGCGCATGGCTGTACAAAGGCCTGGCAGGTATCAAACCGGATGAACAGGCGCCGGGTTTCAGGAATGTTATTTTAGAACCGCATTTTGTAGAGGGCCTGGATCAGTTTGAAGCAAGGCGCCAGCTCCTGGTATCTTCCTGGAAAAGGGAGGGTAACAGTATTGTTTATGATGTGATTATTCCGGCTAACAGCACGGCTACCGTTCGTTTTGATGCAGGCAAAAGTATTACGCTGAATGGCGTACCTGTGAAAGATGTCGTAGCATTAACGTCCGGGAACCACCGTTTTATATTAAAGTGATGGCTGAAGGAATGAGCCATCAACAATGAATAATTTTGCGCCCGTATCCGTGAAAGAACGGTGGGAGCTAAGATCATCCGTTACCTGGTAGCTCATTCCTTTTTTCATGATATGCAAACTGCCATCGGCCAGTTCTGTGGTCATTTCTCCTTCCAGGCAATAAATGATATGCCCTTTCTGACACCAGTGGTCTGCTTTATATCCTTTGGAATATTCCACTACACGAATGCGCAGATCGCCGAGCTGTACTGTACGCCAATAGGCTTCACCGGTTTCTCCTTTATGGATGGTAGGTGCGATCGCATCCCAGTCTGTTGTATGAAAATCGATGTTCATAATACAAGGATAAGTGTGCCGCCAATGATGCACAGGGCACCAATGGCTGTTTTAATAGTGAGCGCTTCCCCCAGGAAAACAACAGAGAAAACGATGGCGAGCGCAACGCTCAGTTTATCTACAGATGCCACCTGCGCCACTTTGCCCAGTTGCAGGGCACGGAAGTAAAAGATCCAGGAAAGCCCTGTGGCTACACCGGATAAACCTAAAAAGATAAGATTGTTCCTGGTAAGCAGCTGGATGCCGTTTGTGGCACCCCTGAAGTAAGCAATGCCCCATGCCACAAAAAGGATCACTACCGTACGGATAGCGGTAGCCAGGTCAGAATCTACTCCCTTCATGCCTACCTTCGCAAAAATGGCCACCAATGCGGCAAAAAGTGCTGATAATAATGCATAGACCCACCACATATGAACGGTTATTTGATGTAATGTTTTTTAAACTCACTCGGATTTTCTCCCTCCAGTTTCTTAAACACTTTATTGAAATAAGAAAGCTGCTCAAACCCTGTGCTAAAGCAGGCTTCACCTACCGATCTGTCCTGCAGCAGGAGGTTCTTTGCCTGGTTGATCCTGCAGCGGTTCACAAAATCTGTAAAGGTTAAGCCCGTTTGTTTTTTGAAGTAACGGCAGAACGCAGCGGTTGTCATGTGCACTTCTTTTGCAATGAAGTTCACATCCGGCTTCAGGTGATAATTGGTATCCACATAATCGTAGATGGCAGACATGCGCTCTTTCTCTTTATGCTGCTGGTTCACTTCCTCATTCAGCTGCACCACTTCCTTGCTGGTGGCCATGATCTGGAAGATCTCCAGTAAGGTCATTAACTGCCCGAAGTGATCTTTGGGTTGCATGGCCTTCAGTTTTTCTGCAACAGTTGCTTTTGTTTGCCCTGTAAAAGACAGGCCGTATTTTGCTTTCTGAAAGAGGGCTTTAACAGCGGATAGTTCAGGGGCATTCAGAAAAGCATCGCCCAGGAAGTCTTCCTTCAGCTGTACCACTATCTGGTTGATCTCGTAGCCCAGCCCATAATCAAAATTTAAATGAGGTACATCAGGCCCTATGAAAATGAGATCGTTATCCACATAGCCGGATAAATGCTGCCCAACATGGCGGGTACCGGAACCACCTTCCACATACACAATTTCATACTCCGGGTGAAAATGCCAGAAAAAGCTCTTTTTGAAGCAGGAAGTATTCAGTTTGAAAGACTTACCGGAATCCGGCCTGATCTCTTCCAGTTGAATTTTGCTCATAGGGGCAAAATTAAGGCATTTTAAGATCAATGGAGTGCAAATAATGATCATTATAGGAGTAGGGAAACTTTCTATCGTGTAATAATTTTGTGGGCAAATGCAACTCTCGAATACCTTACCATTATCACTACCGGTCCCAAGGATCTACCGGATAGCCTTAAGCATCTTCTTTTTTGTACAGGGGCTGATCTTTGCCAGCTGGGCCAGCCGTATACCGGATATTAAACTGAAGTTCCATTTGAACGACGCGGAACTGGGCAGCCTGTTGTTTGCATTACCTGCCGGGCAAATGGCCGGTATGGCGCTTTCCGGTTATCTCGTGTCCAGGTTTGGTAGCCGGCTGATGTTATTGATAGGTGTGGTGTTATACCCCGGCACATTGATCCTTTTAGGTGCAGCGCCTACTGTAGTGTTGCTTGTTTCAGCATTGGTTTTCTTCGGCCTTTGTGCCAACCTTATCAATATCGCGGCCAACACCCAGGCCATTAGTGTGGAAGGGCTTTACCGCAAAAGCATTATGGCCAGCTTCCACGGGCTGTGGAGCCTGGCAGGGTTTACAGGAGGGCTGATAGGAAGTTTTATGGCGGCACATAAGTTTACGCCCTTTGTGCATTACTGTGCCATCTTTGCACTCACGCTACTGCTTGCACTGTTAGCCGGCCCTTATCTGCTGCCAAGGGATGCATCCCGTAAGAACAAACAAACATCCATCTTCGTAAAACCGAACAGGAATATTATTTTACTGGGTCTGATCACCTTTGCCTGTATGATCTGCGAGGGTACCATGTTTGAATGGAGTGGTGTGTATTTTCAGCAGATCGTGCATGCACCGGCAAAACTGGTGGGCCTTGGATTTACGGCCTTCATGAGTACCATGGCAGGCGGGCGTTTTGCAGCAGATTATTTCATCACAAAATTTGGTGTGAAGCGCATGCTGCAGATCAGCGGCGTTACTATTTTAACCGGTTTGCTGACAGCCGTGATATTACCTACCATTGTACCTGTTACCATAGGATTTTTATTAGTGGGAATTGGAGTGGCTTCTGTTGTACCCATGACCTATAGTTTAGCTGGCCGTTCCCGTACTATCCAGCCTGGTGTAGCATTGGCGATGGTATCCTCCATTGGTTTCCTGGGCTTTCTGCTGGGGCCGCCGTTAATTGGTTTTGTGGCAGAGGCATTCGGCCTCAGGTGGTCTTTTACCATGATCGCTGTATTAGGATTAGGGACTACTTTACTGGCAGGCAGCATTAAAAACGAGGAGTAATGGATTCACCGAAGCGGGCACGTATAGCTATTACATTATTTTTCTTCCTTTCCGGTTTCGGATTTTCTTCCTGGGCTTCCCGTATCCCGGATATTCAGCACAGGCTGCAACTGAACAATGCAGCATTAGGCGTTGTATTATTCTCATTGCCTTTGGGCTTATTATGTACCATGCCCGTAACAGGTGTACTCCTGCAACGTTACAGCAGCAGCAGGATCATGTTCATTGGGGCTTTGGCGTTTAATGGCATGTTAAGCATACTGGGATTTGTAACATCCGTATGGCAACTGGTGATAGGTTTATTCTGCTTTGGTGCATCCCGCAACCTGCTGAATATTTCCATGAATGCACAATCCGTAGGTGTGCAGGCTTTATATCAGAAGTCTATCATTACTACTTTTCATGGCGTCTGGAGCTTAGCCAGTTTCTGTGGTGCAGGTTTAGGTGGTGCCATGGTATATTTCAGGGTAGGCACTGCATGGCATTTTCTGATGGTAGGCATACTGATGGTGATACTGGGTTTCATTGCATATCCCGGCAGTTTAAAACAACCGCCTGCCACCAGCGGGAGAGGGCGTTTTGCATTACCGGACAGAGGACTGTTGAAATATGGCCTGATCTGTTTCGCCGTAATGTCCTGCGAAGGCACTATGATCGATTGGAGCGC includes the following:
- a CDS encoding alpha-L-rhamnosidase, with the translated sequence MKLISILLAFFLLSSAQANEPSGLTNLQCEYMKDPIGIDTKLPRFSWVMLNPLKGTMQKAYEVFVSTTRDGKGDIWKSGKVNSSSAFAVYKGKDLLPFTRYYWKVVTYDQSDKMLSAGATFETGMMNMQNWQGAWISDGTDVKVKPAAQFRKEFEAKKKIRSARAYIAVAGLYELYINGEQIGKQRLDPMYTRFDRRTLYVTHDVTEQLKAGKNAIGVMLGNGWYNHQSTAVWYFDKAPWRGRPAFCMDLRITYEDGSIETVSSKKDWKTALGPVIFNSIYTAEHYDARLEQDGWNKAGFDDKKWREVTLRSAPSKNIVAQVMRPIEQVEEIPAAKLNKINDTTYVFDLGRNIAGVSKIKVKGEAGTVLRLKHTELLKPDGMGDMSNIDMHYRPTDDKDPFQTDIYILSGKGEESFSARFNYKGFQYVEVTSSKPVSLTKESLVGYFMHSNVPVLGHVSSSNPMINKLWAATNNAYLSNLYGYPTDCPQREKNGWTGDAHIASETGLYNFDGITVYEKWLADHRDEQQPNGVLPSIIPTGGWGYEWGNGPDWTSTIAIIPWNIYLFYGDTTLLGACYDNIKRYVDRIATDYPSGLTTWGLGDWVPVKSKTPVELTSTAYYFADVTILYKAAKLLNKTADHQQYKALAEKIKTAFNEKYLNKQTAIYGEGVQTAMSVPLYWGLVPEELKAKVAANLAKRVEADNFHLDVGLLGTKAILSALSDNGYANAAYKIASQETFPSWGWWIVNGATTLPENWRIESKNDNSRNHIMFGEIGAWLYKGLAGIKPDEQAPGFRNVILEPHFVEGLDQFEARRQLLVSSWKREGNSIVYDVIIPANSTATVRFDAGKSITLNGVPVKDVVALTSGNHRFILK
- a CDS encoding DHCW motif cupin fold protein, whose amino-acid sequence is MNIDFHTTDWDAIAPTIHKGETGEAYWRTVQLGDLRIRVVEYSKGYKADHWCQKGHIIYCLEGEMTTELADGSLHIMKKGMSYQVTDDLSSHRSFTDTGAKLFIVDGSFLQPSL
- a CDS encoding EamA family transporter encodes the protein MWWVYALLSALFAALVAIFAKVGMKGVDSDLATAIRTVVILFVAWGIAYFRGATNGIQLLTRNNLIFLGLSGVATGLSWIFYFRALQLGKVAQVASVDKLSVALAIVFSVVFLGEALTIKTAIGALCIIGGTLILVL
- a CDS encoding AraC family transcriptional regulator, with product MSKIQLEEIRPDSGKSFKLNTSCFKKSFFWHFHPEYEIVYVEGGSGTRHVGQHLSGYVDNDLIFIGPDVPHLNFDYGLGYEINQIVVQLKEDFLGDAFLNAPELSAVKALFQKAKYGLSFTGQTKATVAEKLKAMQPKDHFGQLMTLLEIFQIMATSKEVVQLNEEVNQQHKEKERMSAIYDYVDTNYHLKPDVNFIAKEVHMTTAAFCRYFKKQTGLTFTDFVNRCRINQAKNLLLQDRSVGEACFSTGFEQLSYFNKVFKKLEGENPSEFKKHYIK
- a CDS encoding MFS transporter gives rise to the protein MQLSNTLPLSLPVPRIYRIALSIFFFVQGLIFASWASRIPDIKLKFHLNDAELGSLLFALPAGQMAGMALSGYLVSRFGSRLMLLIGVVLYPGTLILLGAAPTVVLLVSALVFFGLCANLINIAANTQAISVEGLYRKSIMASFHGLWSLAGFTGGLIGSFMAAHKFTPFVHYCAIFALTLLLALLAGPYLLPRDASRKNKQTSIFVKPNRNIILLGLITFACMICEGTMFEWSGVYFQQIVHAPAKLVGLGFTAFMSTMAGGRFAADYFITKFGVKRMLQISGVTILTGLLTAVILPTIVPVTIGFLLVGIGVASVVPMTYSLAGRSRTIQPGVALAMVSSIGFLGFLLGPPLIGFVAEAFGLRWSFTMIAVLGLGTTLLAGSIKNEE
- a CDS encoding MFS transporter — protein: MDSPKRARIAITLFFFLSGFGFSSWASRIPDIQHRLQLNNAALGVVLFSLPLGLLCTMPVTGVLLQRYSSSRIMFIGALAFNGMLSILGFVTSVWQLVIGLFCFGASRNLLNISMNAQSVGVQALYQKSIITTFHGVWSLASFCGAGLGGAMVYFRVGTAWHFLMVGILMVILGFIAYPGSLKQPPATSGRGRFALPDRGLLKYGLICFAVMSCEGTMIDWSAIYFKEAVKASEEMVTAGFVVYMAAMATGRFCGDKLLHKIGIVSMIKYSGLLIFSGLLLAALMPHPISAGIGFMMTGVGVSCVVPLVFSMAGKSTTMANGPAIAAVSTIGYLGFLLIPPVFGFMAEAAGLRWTFAMMALFGLVITALIIISSSSRSSASQKTPLPASPAHHPAEDHPVPDLQ